Within the Glycine soja cultivar W05 chromosome 3, ASM419377v2, whole genome shotgun sequence genome, the region TGGGGGCCAAAGTGGATGAGAGAAGTGTTAACCTCTAGGAGGTTCATATTGGAAGCATTGCGTGAAGCAAATATGATTTGCCTTGACGGGGACAAGGGAGATTCTTGTTTAATACATCTGGAGGCATCACACGATGTGGCAACGTGCCCGATGGTGGAAGAGTTGCTACAAGGGATGATGGATAAAGGCCAAATTGAAGTTTGTAGCGCAAGAAAAAGGGAAGGGGATGTGTGCATGCAATCGGTTGATAAGAGCCCAAGCAAACCCATGCCATTGGTGATCCACTTCACTAGGGATGTTGCCACATAGAAGCCCCGAGGTTTCTAGCTCGTCCCAGTAAAGAATCCTACGCCTTTCCCTTACAAAAGTGATAAGGCGGTGTCGTGGAAGTACGTTGCACAAGGGCCCGACGGAAGGAAGGACGTGTCTGTCGTACATGTTAAGGATGACCTATCCTCCACTAAGGTCACAAACATATCCGGTACGAGTGGCATGACTCATAGCGGGCGGATCTTCACAGCACCCGAACTACCGATGCGATCCAAAGACCCAAAGGGGAAAGCAAAGGCAGATGTGGAAGAAAGTGATAAGGCGGGCCTGGTTCCGAATGATGAGGTCCCAGTTGGAAGGTTCACCAAGGAAGAGGATGACTTCTGCAAAAAGGGAATATCCATTGAAGAAGCAACCAAGTTCCTGAGAATCATACAACAAAGTGAGTTCAAGGTGATTGAACAACTAAACAAAACTCCAACTAGGATCTCTCTATTGGGGCTCCTTATGAACTCCGAGCCTCATTGGGCGTTATTGGTCAAGATTTTGAATGAAACCCACGTAGCACAAGACATATCGGTGGAGGGTTTTGGAGGTATAATCAACAACATCACGCCCAACAACTACCTCACATTCGTCGATGAAGAAATACCCATCGAGGGCAGGGGACACAACAGAGCCTTGCACGTATCTGTCGAATGTTTGGACCACATAGTGGCCAAAGTGCTTATTGACAATAGCTTTTCCCTCAATGTCATGCCCAAGGCTACTTTGGACAAGCTGCCTTTTAATGCATCACACCTAAGACCAAGCTCAATGGTAATGCGGGCTTTCAACGATAGCCGCCGGGATGTAAGGGGGGAGATCGATCTCCTGATTCAAATTGGACCCCACGTGTGCCAAATTACCTTCCAAGTAATGGACATAAATCCTACCTACAGTTTCTTATTAGGCCGGCCTTGGATTCATTTGGTTGGGGTGGTCTTGTCAACACTACaccataagttaaaatttgtgGTGGAGGGGCAATTGATTATAGTTTCGGGAGAAAAAGACATACTTGTGAGTTGTCCTTCTTCTACCCCTTATGTGGAGGCTACGGAGGAGTCCTTGGAAACGTTCTTTTAGGCATTAGAAGTTGTGAGCAATGCTCACATGGAGTCTCCCCCGGTACAGCCGCGCTCATCTGGTGCCGCGTTGATGgtagctcgggtgatgttgggtCACGGATATGAGCCTAGAATGGGTTTGGATCAGAACGGGAATGGCATAGCAAATCTAGTAGAGTTCACATAGAATCACGGAAGGTTTAGGCTAGGATATGAACCTACGTGCACCGATATAAGGAGGATCGCCCTAGAAAGGAGGGAGAGAAACACGGGTCAACCTCAAGGGTTGCAAGTGAAAGGAGTCCCCTTATGTCACATTGACGAAAGCTTTCTTAGCGCGGGGTGGATGAGCAAGGGACGGGTTGCCATGATACATGAAGATACCCCTCAAGTCCAACCAAATTGGGTGCGGGCGTGTCCTCTAGAGTTTGAATTGGGGAATTGGCAAGTCGTCAAACAATCTGGGATTTCCATGGccaaattaatgtaattttttagttCTAACCCTATTGTTGGGCCTAAGCTTTAGGGTTTGCTTCCTATTTGGGCCTGTTTTGTTCCCACGAGATTATAAATACACAATCCTTCTTCATTTGATCTTACACTTTCgtctatttttgttcttctgcataattatttttgttgcgaTTAAATAATACAGATCCAACAATGAGTCTTGTGAAAGTAGTGATACCGAGGACCCAGATGTTGATTTTGAGCAACTAATAAACCAAGCCGAGGATGGGGAAGACGAGGATAGAGGGCTTCCTCTAGAGTTGAAAAGAGTGGTCAAGCAAGAAGACATGGAAGTGAAGTCGGaccaagaagaaacagaagTTGTAAACTTAGGTGTTgacgaagaaagaaagaaggtcaAGGTTGGCACTGGCATGTCCACAAATGTCCAAGATGAACTGGTAGCTCTGCtacgagactaccaagacatcttcgcttggtcataccaagatatgcctagTTTGGGTCCCAACATTGTACAACatagattacctctaaatcccgagtgttccctgATAAGGCAAtagctgaggaggatgaagcccgagatgtccctaaagataaaagaaaaggtgAGAAATCAATTCGACGTTGGCTTCTTGGCCGTTGCTCAATACCCAGAATGGGTAACCAATATCATGCcagtccctaaaaaggatggaaAGGTACGAATGTGCGTGGACTATCAGGATCTAAACCAAGCCAATCCAAAGGATAACTTTACTTTGtagcacatcgatatcctcataGATAACACTGCCAGTTTTGCCCTGTTTTCTTTCATGGATTGTTCTTGagctataatcaaataaagatggccttcgtcaccctatgggaaactttctgctacaaagtgatgtcctttgggctcaagaacgCTGGGGCAACTTACCAGCGGGCTATGGTAGCAttattccatgacatgatgcacaaAGAGATTGAGGTCTAAAAGGTTGACATGATTGCTAAGTCAAAGATCGAGTAGGAGCACCTTGTCAACTTACGAAAGTTGTTCAAGAGGCTGCATAAATACCGATTAAGGTTGAATCCCGCAAAGTGCATTTTTGTGGTCAAATCTGGAAAGTTGCTCGAatttatcgtgagccagaaagggatagaggtagacccagAAAAAGTGAAGGTCATCCTCAAAATGCCCGAGCCACGCACCGAGAagcaggtccgaggtttcctagGACGATTGAACTACTTAGCGAGGTTCATATCACAGCTGATCGCCACTTATGAGCCTCTCTTCCAGCTATTGCGTAAGAATCAGTCCGTCCAATGAGATGACGATTGTCAAGTGGCATTCGAAAGGATTAAGCGGTGCCTCATAAATCCTCCTGTGCTTGTGCCACCGGTGCCCAAAACAACCTTTATCCTGTATATGACTGCGTTGGATGAGTCAATGGGGCGTGTGCTGGGACAGCATGATGAGTCCAGAAAAGGGAAACGGGCCATCTACTACTTAAGCAAGAAGTTCACAGCGTGTAAAATGAACTACTCTTTGCTCGAGAGGACATGTTGTGCCTTGGTGTGGGCAGCTCACCTtctaaggcagtacatgttgAACAACACCACTTGGTTGGTGTCCAAAATGGATCtagtcaagtacatctttgaaaaacccaCTCTCACTGGATGGATCACTCGGTGGCAGGTTCTACTATCGGAATTTGACATTGTTTATGTCactcaaaaggcgataaaggggagCGCCTTGGCATATTACCTGGCTCAACAACCCATCAACGACTACCAGCCTATGCATCCAGAATTCCCTAATGAagacatcatgaccttgtttggGGAGGAAGTAAAGGATGAAGATAGGGACAAATGGATTGTGTGGTTTGACGGTGTGTCTAATGCACTAGGCAATGGAGTTACGACAGTTTTGGTTTCCTCGACGAGTAATATATATACCTTTCATGGCTAGGTTGGGTTTTGACTGCATAAACAACATGGCTGAGTATGAGGCGTGTGCCCTTGGGATCTAAGCAGCAATAAACTTCAAGGTGAAGTTGCTCAAGGTATATGGGGACTCAACCTTGGTAATCCACCagttgagaggggaatgggagaCCAGGGATCATAAGTTGGTACCCTACCAGGCCTACATCAAGAAtttgatagaattctttgatgaCATATCCTTTCATCACATTCCTAGAGAGGAGAATCAGATGGTCGATGCCCTTGCCACTTTAGCGTCCATGTTTCAGCTAACCCCATATCGAGATTTGCCATACATTGAGTTCAGATGTTGTGGCAAGCCTACACATTACTGCTTactagaagaagaaaaggacggTAAACCTTGGTACTTCCATATCAAACGATACATCAAAGACAAGGAGTACCCGCAGGAGGCCTCTGACAACGACAAGAGAACGTTACAAAGGTTGACAGCCGATTTATTCCTGAGCGGAAATATCCTGTACAAGAGGAACCATGACATGGTGTTGCTTCGATGTGTGGATGTTAGGGAGGCTGAGCAGATGCTGGTAGAGGTGCATGAAGGATCCTTTGGAACACATGCCAATGGACATGCCATGGCCCGAAAGATTCTGAGAGCAgggtattactggctcactatgcaGAACGATTGTTgcatccatgtaaggaaatgccacaagtgCTAGGCCTTCGCtgacaatgtcaatgcttcACCCATACCTTTGAACATCTTGGCAACACCTTGGTTGTTCTTGATGCCTCCCCACTGCAATTACTTTTTGTGCATTTATTTCTCAAGGAAAATTTTCAATGGGGAGTTTTTCACCGGAAAGTGCACTGGgttgtcaagtatttaaaattaaaacggatgaatctgagtatcgaacacagggaactaatgttagcctgaattaagttcagaattGAAGTATTGTTCAGAAAACACATATaagtgataatttcaaacagaatttaaactaaacttgtatgctaaaaactataaaatgcaaggtaaataaaatgacagcagtaggtagatatgttgggtctttctaacaaacaagctaatgcatagaaatatatttctctaatcaatcatgctcttgtgttctatgttgtagcctaaattactaaacccttGATCCCTCGTCAGGCTGAATATCCAAGcttcatccgcagatccctcatgtaagactacaCCCAATTTAGATAGCCCTCTTAgatttagactaacttaaactgagtttcgtccgcagatccctcatgtgagactaggcctaaactaaacaacattattgtaacagcataattaaaaccaaaacttaacccgcaaatccctcatgtaaggctaagtttcaatcctgcttcaatcaagctctaaggcaacaatacattttccaatgctaaagtcacctaactgtgcacacaaatgggtgatcagaccaaaaccatacaaacattaagtattcaaggaagcattgaacacagaaaacataatcaattagatattaggtatttacatcagttgttcattagaaatccccaactagggtgtttagccagccattacaaagaaaccctaacaataaatgagacTAAAAGCAGATAATGAtagttccttacacaagaagggggattcctcctcctcttcttagcatctcacactcactctcTACTCAATAATCTCTCTCAATGCACAAGCTGCTCCTCTTTTCTGCTTCTAGCGCTCTTTTCCCCAAATAGGCCTGTGGCTGCTCTAGAATTCTATGCCCTGACCATCTGTAGAAGCTatcataaaattttcataaaggTGGTAAAATTTGTTACCCTAATTttgcacaagacaggctttaaataggctctgaaattgCGATGCTGCGCTTAGCGTGAGTAAGTGAAATTGGGCTTAGCACCAGTCTCGAGCTTAGCCTGGCTGAAGGCACCTGCTGCacttagcgcactgatctcaCGCTTAGCTCGTGGCTTTGATGCTGATGCTCTGTCAGATTCTCCTTAGCACTAAACGCGCTGAAGCTACGCTTAGCGGTGGATATGCGCTTAGCCCAACTACTGAGCTTAGCTCAACTGCTACATTTTGCAACtcaaaacttagcctctttttcacctgaaaatgcacatatttcatcattcaatccaatggaaatgttcTAAAGACAacattaaccataaaacaagatttatttacaaaataaccataaattggggaactatacaaactttggaaaatgatttctatacaaaagttagtcgtatgaAGCGACTAACAATTCTCTATGTGGGGTATAGATGTGATCGGAGCTATTGAGCCCAAGGCTTCAAATGGACATCCTTTCATCTTAGTCGCcattgactacttcaccaaatgcgTCGAAGCAGCTTCGTACGCTAGTTTGATGAGGAGTGTGGTGATTAGGTTCATCAAAAAGGAGATAATTTGCCGATATGGGTTGCCCAGGAAGATTATCATTGATAAtgccaccaatctgaacaacaagatggtgagggaaatgtgtgaggatttcaagatccaacaccacAATTATATGCCttacagacccaagatgaatggggtagttgaggctgctaataagaatatcaagCAAATAGTTCAGAAGATgaacgtgtcatacaaggattggcacaaGATGCTCCCCTTTGCGTtgcatggttatcaaacttCGATGCACACATCGACTGGGGCAACCCCTTTCTCTTTGGTGTACAGGATGGAGGCGGTGCTCctgtttgaggtagaggttccttctttgAGAATTCTAGCCGAATCGGGGTTGGAAGAATCAGAATGGGCCCAAACTCGCTTTGATCAGTTGAATCTTATAGAATGGAAGAGGTTAGCTGCCATGAGCCATGGACGACTATATCAAAGCCGAGTGAAGAAtgcttttgacaagaaggtatcACAGGCTCAAAAGGACCACAAAGGGAAGTGGGCTCCGAATTATGAAagaccttttgttgtgaagaaggATTTTTCGGGAAGAGCATTGGTGCTTGCAAGCATGGATGATGAAGAATTTCCTTTGCCTATGAAATTTGATATCGTTAAGCGATATTACACATAACGCCTAGGGCAACTAGAAGGCTCAACACATGATTGTTCCCCAAAGGACTCATTGGGATATCCAAGTCTTAAAATCTTTTGTAAACCATAATCGCAACATTAATAAATGGGGGTTAATGATTTGCATCTCAACCTCTTATGTTGTGTCTTTTACTTCTTATTATCCTTAAGAACATACACTTTCGATCTTGCCCACTGAATTCGGAGCCATTTGGCTCTATCAACGGGGTGCCGTAAgcatttaagtaaaattgaacacgaTGACGCCTATTTAATTGTTGCACTTAACGTTCAATCATAAacatgcatgcatttgcatcttgTCATCTAGGATCCTGCAAATCAGAGGATGAATGAAGAATCATTTTGAGTGATGGTCAACACCACACCAATTTGAGATAAGCACTAAGGGTAAGTGAAAGGTAATGCAGGCATCTTGTAGTATTGTTTCACATTTGTTGCATGATGCTACTTCCTTTGTCCAAGCATGGGGGCAGGTACGGACAGGTGCTATGCCCATGATCGGTTGATCATCATCttgcgtccagctaaagacgttaaagaagctctcctaggaggcagcctagcatctctaatttttctttttaaaattcctACTTTatacttgtttgttttcttgaattatataTTGAATTCACCTAAGTTTATATGCAACTAtaggattttagaaaaaatctaTACATAACAATGAACAAACACAATTTTGCAAAGGCTTTtgcaaaaaaaagataaaaaattctgctcgcctgggcgagcgtGTCTGACGTAGAAATTTAGAAAGGGGAGGGGTGAAGCCATTTTCACCCCATTTTTTCGCCAAAACTCAAAAACCTTCAAAATCATACGGGAGCCCACGTTTCCAGCAGCCCCAAGCCTCCATTTGTGCACTTTTgctttcattattttcattttcattcatcTCCTACAAGTAAGTACCATTTCCCTTCAATTTTTGGCTTTCCATTGTGTTGTGGTATTTTGGTGCTTTAGTTGTCATATTCTTTGCAAATTTCgtgagacaatttttttatgaatccaTGCTTTGATTGTTTGATTGGGGGCTGcaagggatggccctaggcctaccTTTGATCCTACTATGGATTGGCATGTCATATTATTCTCCATTCCTCATTTTTACATGCTTGAAGATGCGCCCACCAACCGTTCGATGAAATGCCACAATGACCATTGCATGtgttattgtgaaatttgaattgtggAATGAGTTTGTGCATGTACAGCCGTCATTTGGAAGGTGTGAATAGCTTAGATTGTTAGATTAAAATGCCAAGAGCATGAGATAGGCATAGAAATCTAAACTTTGTCTTGGATGCAAAATGCATGCGTTACATAAATGTGGGAGAGTCATTGTTTGGATTTAGACTAATATTTAAGCTTGCTACACTATGATAGGCACCTTGCATCTAGGTAGCTAAAAtgcttttcaaaaaatatatataataaaatcacaTATGCACCGATGTATGATTGTTTTCTAATTGCACGGTGACACTTGCATTTGGTGAATAGAAATATGCACCATTCAAATTT harbors:
- the LOC114404983 gene encoding uncharacterized protein LOC114404983: MTALDESMGRVLGQHDESRKGKRAIYYLSKKFTACKMNYSLLERTCCALVWAAHLLRQYMLNNTTWLVSKMDLVKYIFEKPTLTGWITRWQVLLSEFDIVYVTQKAIKGSALAYYLAQQPINDYQPMHPEFPNEDIMTLFGEEVKDEDRDKWIVWFDGVSNALGNGVTTVLVSSTTINFKVKLLKVYGDSTLVIHQLRGEWETRDHKLVPYQAYIKNLIEFFDDISFHHIPREENQMVDALATLASMFQLTPYRDLPYIEFRCCGKPTHYCLLEEEKDGKPWYFHIKRYIKDKEYPQEASDNDKRTLQRLTADLFLSGNILYKRNHDMVLLRCVDVREAEQMLVEVHEGSFGTHANGHAMARKILRAGYYWLTMQNDCCIHVRKCHKC